One Anoplopoma fimbria isolate UVic2021 breed Golden Eagle Sablefish chromosome 21, Afim_UVic_2022, whole genome shotgun sequence DNA segment encodes these proteins:
- the anxa13 gene encoding annexin A13 isoform X2, giving the protein MGNCQPTIVHYEDFDVVADIKAIRKACKGFGTDEQAIIDILANRSAAQRQEIKYAYFEKYDDLVDVLKKELSGSFENAILAMLDPPIVFAVKELRKAMKGAGTDEDVLVEILCTATNADIAMFKECYFQVHERDLEADIEGDTSGDVRNLLMALMEGNRDESYEVDEELAEQDATCLFEAGEGSFGTDESTFNFVLASRNYLQLQATFKIYEQLSGTEILDAIENETSGTLKKCYIALVRVAKNPQLYFARRLNDAMKGAGTDEDTLIRIIVCRSEYDLETIKDLYLEKYDVSLKEALKDECGGDFKRLLLAICH; this is encoded by the exons ATGGGCAACTGTCAA ccCACAATCGTGCACTATGAGGATTTTGACGTCGTAGCCGACATCAAGGCCATCCGCAAAGCCTGCAAAGGGTTCG GAACTGATGAGCAGGCCATCATTGACATCCTGGCAAACCGCAGTGCAGCTCAGCGTCAGGAAATTAAATACGCCTATTTTGAAAAGTATGATGAT TTGGTGGATGTGTTGAAGAAAGAGCTGTCGGGGAGCTTCGAGAACGCCATCCTCGCCATGCTGGACCCGCCCATCGTCTTCGCCGTGAAGGAGCTGAGGAAGGCCATGAAGGGAGCGGGCACCGATGAAGACGTCCTGGTGGAGATCCTCTGCACCGCCACCAACGCT GACATTGCCATGTTCAAAGAATGCTACTTTCAAG tgCATGAGCGTGATCTTGAGGCCGACATCGAGGGAGACACCAGCGGGGATGTAAGAAACCTGCTCATGGCTCTAATGGAG GGCAACAGAGATGAGAGTTACGAGGTGGATGAGGAGCTGGCTGAGCAGGATGCTACCTGCCTGTTTGAG GCTGGTGAGGGTTCTTTTGGAACGGACGAGTCCACTTTCAATTTCGTCCTGGCCTCCAGAAATTACCTTCAGCTCCAGGCCACCTTCAAGATATATGAGCAG CTCTCTGGAACTGAAATACTGGACGCCATTGAGAATGAGACTTCTGGAACACTGAAGAAATGCTACATTGCTCTCG TGAGAGTTGCTAAGAACCCTCAGCTCTACTTTGCCAGACGGCTGAACGACGCCATGAAAGGAGCGGGCACTGACGAGGACACCCTCATTCGCATCATTGTGTGTCGCTCTGAG TACGATTTGGAGACCATCAAAGACTTGTACCTGGAGAAATACGATGTGTCTCTGAAGGAGGCCCTGAAGGACGAGTGCGGTGGGGACTTCAAACGCCTCCTCCTGGCTATCTGCCACTGA
- the anxa13 gene encoding annexin A13 isoform X1, whose protein sequence is MGNCQPTIVHYEDFDVVADIKAIRKACKGFGTDEQAIIDILANRSAAQRQEIKYAYFEKYDDELVDVLKKELSGSFENAILAMLDPPIVFAVKELRKAMKGAGTDEDVLVEILCTATNADIAMFKECYFQVHERDLEADIEGDTSGDVRNLLMALMEGNRDESYEVDEELAEQDATCLFEAGEGSFGTDESTFNFVLASRNYLQLQATFKIYEQLSGTEILDAIENETSGTLKKCYIALVRVAKNPQLYFARRLNDAMKGAGTDEDTLIRIIVCRSEYDLETIKDLYLEKYDVSLKEALKDECGGDFKRLLLAICH, encoded by the exons ATGGGCAACTGTCAA ccCACAATCGTGCACTATGAGGATTTTGACGTCGTAGCCGACATCAAGGCCATCCGCAAAGCCTGCAAAGGGTTCG GAACTGATGAGCAGGCCATCATTGACATCCTGGCAAACCGCAGTGCAGCTCAGCGTCAGGAAATTAAATACGCCTATTTTGAAAAGTATGATGAT GAGTTGGTGGATGTGTTGAAGAAAGAGCTGTCGGGGAGCTTCGAGAACGCCATCCTCGCCATGCTGGACCCGCCCATCGTCTTCGCCGTGAAGGAGCTGAGGAAGGCCATGAAGGGAGCGGGCACCGATGAAGACGTCCTGGTGGAGATCCTCTGCACCGCCACCAACGCT GACATTGCCATGTTCAAAGAATGCTACTTTCAAG tgCATGAGCGTGATCTTGAGGCCGACATCGAGGGAGACACCAGCGGGGATGTAAGAAACCTGCTCATGGCTCTAATGGAG GGCAACAGAGATGAGAGTTACGAGGTGGATGAGGAGCTGGCTGAGCAGGATGCTACCTGCCTGTTTGAG GCTGGTGAGGGTTCTTTTGGAACGGACGAGTCCACTTTCAATTTCGTCCTGGCCTCCAGAAATTACCTTCAGCTCCAGGCCACCTTCAAGATATATGAGCAG CTCTCTGGAACTGAAATACTGGACGCCATTGAGAATGAGACTTCTGGAACACTGAAGAAATGCTACATTGCTCTCG TGAGAGTTGCTAAGAACCCTCAGCTCTACTTTGCCAGACGGCTGAACGACGCCATGAAAGGAGCGGGCACTGACGAGGACACCCTCATTCGCATCATTGTGTGTCGCTCTGAG TACGATTTGGAGACCATCAAAGACTTGTACCTGGAGAAATACGATGTGTCTCTGAAGGAGGCCCTGAAGGACGAGTGCGGTGGGGACTTCAAACGCCTCCTCCTGGCTATCTGCCACTGA